A genomic region of Pseudomonas sp. KU43P contains the following coding sequences:
- a CDS encoding SufE family protein codes for MSLPAEALEALSRFEAARGWEQRARLLMQMGDTLEPLSDAERSEDNRVHGCESLVWLVAEQREGQWRFKASSDARLLRGLLALLLVRVQGLSSIELAGLDLQDWFTQLGLERQLSPSRSNGLHAVLQRMAELTRHLQ; via the coding sequence ATGAGTTTGCCAGCAGAGGCCCTTGAAGCACTGTCTCGTTTCGAGGCAGCCCGCGGCTGGGAACAACGTGCGCGGCTGCTGATGCAGATGGGCGATACCCTGGAGCCGCTCAGCGATGCAGAAAGGTCCGAAGACAATCGCGTGCATGGCTGTGAAAGCCTGGTGTGGTTGGTAGCTGAGCAGCGCGAAGGCCAATGGCGGTTCAAGGCCAGCAGTGATGCGCGGCTGTTGCGCGGATTGCTGGCGTTGCTGTTGGTAAGAGTGCAGGGGTTGTCCAGCATTGAACTGGCTGGGCTGGATCTACAGGACTGGTTTACCCAGCTTGGGCTGGAACGCCAGCTATCACCCTCGCGAAGCAACGGGCTGCATGCCGTATTGCAGCGTATGGCCGAATTAACTCGACATCTGCAGTGA
- a CDS encoding YbaY family lipoprotein, with the protein MKKLFMLCCASLLAACSSQTPSSQASLDGEVFYLQRIALPPAATLSVSLQDVSLMDAPAVTLASQAGPVKGNVPLPFHLSYDPAQIKPGHRYAVSARIELDGKLLFINTEHHGVKLDGSDPQPVRIKVDPVR; encoded by the coding sequence ATGAAAAAGCTCTTTATGCTGTGTTGCGCATCCCTGCTCGCAGCCTGTTCCAGCCAAACCCCATCGAGCCAGGCCAGTCTGGACGGTGAAGTCTTCTACTTGCAGCGCATCGCCCTGCCGCCGGCCGCCACCTTGAGCGTGAGCCTGCAGGATGTTTCGCTGATGGATGCCCCTGCCGTGACCCTGGCCAGCCAGGCTGGCCCGGTCAAGGGCAACGTGCCGCTGCCCTTCCACCTCAGCTATGACCCGGCCCAGATCAAGCCCGGCCACCGCTACGCGGTCAGCGCGCGCATCGAACTGGACGGCAAGCTGCTGTTCATCAATACCGAACACCACGGCGTCAAGCTCGACGGCAGCGACCCGCAGCCCGTGCGGATCAAGGTCGATCCGGTGCGCTGA
- a CDS encoding YbaY family lipoprotein yields MNDTSIQSLDIEIVASSDGTVPPSGLVQVSLDDVSLADAPAICHAQLRLRCAGAMPINLRLNYDSQQIVPRHTYALSARIEQDGRLLYINTLKHEVELDKVTGKVRVTVDKIASMTDGFN; encoded by the coding sequence ATGAACGACACTTCCATCCAATCCCTGGACATCGAAATCGTGGCCTCGAGCGACGGCACCGTGCCGCCTTCGGGGCTCGTGCAGGTGAGCCTGGATGACGTTTCACTGGCAGATGCGCCAGCTATCTGCCATGCCCAACTGCGCCTTCGCTGCGCCGGCGCGATGCCGATCAACCTGCGCTTGAACTATGACAGCCAGCAAATCGTCCCGCGCCACACGTATGCACTCTCGGCGCGTATCGAGCAGGATGGCCGGCTGCTCTACATCAATACCCTCAAACATGAAGTCGAACTGGACAAAGTCACGGGCAAGGTCCGGGTAACCGTCGACAAAATCGCCTCGATGACCGATGGCTTTAACTGA
- the dapE gene encoding succinyl-diaminopimelate desuccinylase: MTAPAELSPTLQLACDLIRRPSVTPVDADCQAQMMNRLGAVGFQLEPMRIEDVDNFWATHGDQDGPVLCFAGHTDVVPTGPVQQWQHEPFEALIDADGMLCGRGAADMKGSLASMVVASERFVRDYPGHRGKVAFLITSDEEGPAHHGTKAVVERLKARNERLDWCIVGEPSSTDLLGDVVKNGRRGSLGAKLTVRGKQGHVAYPHLARNPIHLAAPALAELAAEHWDEGNAFFPPTSFQISNLNSGTGATNVVPGELTALFNFRFSTESTVEGLQARVSAILDKHELDWSIDWALSGLPFLTEPGELLDAVSVSIKAVTGRNTQPSTSGGTSDGRFIATMGTQVVELGPVNATIHQVDERILASDLDLLTEIYYQTLVRLLA, encoded by the coding sequence ATGACGGCCCCAGCCGAGCTCTCGCCCACCCTTCAACTGGCCTGCGACCTGATTCGTCGCCCTTCGGTCACCCCCGTCGATGCCGACTGCCAGGCACAGATGATGAATCGCCTGGGCGCAGTGGGCTTCCAGCTCGAGCCGATGCGCATCGAAGACGTCGACAACTTCTGGGCCACCCATGGCGATCAGGACGGCCCGGTGCTGTGCTTCGCCGGCCACACCGACGTGGTGCCCACAGGCCCGGTGCAGCAGTGGCAACACGAGCCCTTCGAGGCGTTGATCGATGCTGACGGCATGCTCTGCGGCCGTGGTGCTGCCGACATGAAAGGCAGCCTGGCCTCCATGGTGGTGGCCAGCGAGCGCTTCGTGCGTGACTACCCGGGCCATCGCGGCAAGGTCGCCTTCCTGATCACCAGCGACGAAGAAGGCCCGGCACACCATGGCACCAAAGCCGTGGTCGAACGCCTCAAAGCCCGCAACGAACGCCTGGACTGGTGCATCGTCGGCGAGCCGTCGAGCACCGACCTGCTCGGTGACGTGGTCAAGAACGGCCGCCGTGGCTCGCTCGGCGCCAAGCTGACCGTGCGCGGCAAGCAGGGCCACGTGGCCTACCCGCACCTGGCGCGCAATCCGATTCACCTGGCTGCACCCGCGCTGGCGGAACTGGCTGCCGAGCATTGGGACGAAGGCAATGCTTTCTTCCCGCCGACCAGCTTCCAGATCTCCAACCTCAATTCGGGTACCGGCGCCACCAACGTGGTCCCGGGCGAGCTGACCGCGCTGTTCAACTTCCGCTTCTCCACCGAGTCGACCGTCGAAGGCTTGCAAGCGCGGGTGTCGGCAATCCTCGACAAGCATGAGCTGGACTGGTCGATCGACTGGGCCTTGTCGGGCCTGCCGTTCCTCACCGAACCCGGCGAACTGCTCGATGCGGTTTCGGTCAGCATCAAGGCCGTCACCGGCCGCAACACCCAGCCCTCCACCAGCGGCGGCACCTCCGATGGCCGCTTCATCGCCACCATGGGCACCCAGGTGGTCGAGCTCGGCCCGGTCAACGCCACCATCCACCAGGTCGACGAACGGATCCTGGCCAGCGACCTCGACTTGCTGACCGAGATCTACTACCAGACCCTGGTTCGGTTGCTCGCCTGA
- a CDS encoding glycosyltransferase: MSSRKFGLNLVVVLAIAALFTGFWALVNRPVSAPAWPEQISGFSYSPFRLGESPQKGQYPSDDEMRQDLEQMNKLTDSIRIYTVEGTQAEIPRLAEEFGLRVTLGIWIGTDLERNEREIAKGIELANNSRSVVRVVVGNEALFREEVTPEALIQYLDRVRAAVKVPVTTSEQWHIWKEHPELAKHVDLIAAHILPYWEFVPMKDSVAFVLDRARELKQQFPRKPLLLSEVGWPSNGRMRGGADATQADQAIYLRTLVNTLNRRGYNYFVIEAYDQPWKASDEGSVGAYWGVFNAERQQKFNFDGPVVAIPQWRALAVASVVLAMIALTVLLIDGSALRQRGRTFLTFITFLCGSVLVWIGYDYSQQYSTWFSLTVGVLLALGALGVFIVLLTEAHELAEAVWIHKRRREFLPVQGDSAYRPKVSVHVPCYNEPPEMVKQTLDALAALDYPDYEVLVIDNNTKDPAVWEPLKAHCEKLGERFKFFHVAPLAGFKGGALNYLIPHTAKDAEVIAVIDSDYCVDRNWLKHMVPHFADPKIAVVQSPQDYRDQHESAFKKLCYSEYKGFFHIGMVTRNDRDAIIQHGTMTMTRRTVLEELGWAQWCICEDAELGLRVFEKGLSAAYAHNSYGKGLMPDTFIDFKKQRFRWAYGAIQIIKHHAAALLRGKGSELTRGQRYHFLAGWLPWIADGMNIFFTVGALLWSAAMIIVPHRVDPPLMIFAIPPLALFFFKVGKIIFLYRRAVGVNLKDAFAAALAGLALSHTIAKAVLYGVFTSSMPFFRTPKNADSHGVLVAISEAREELFIMLLLWGAAAGIYLVQGLPSSDMRFWVVMLLVQSLPYLAALVMALLSSLPKPAAKVAEAQEA, from the coding sequence ATGTCTTCACGCAAATTCGGCCTCAACCTGGTGGTTGTGCTGGCCATCGCTGCCTTGTTTACCGGGTTCTGGGCACTGGTCAACCGCCCGGTTTCCGCGCCTGCCTGGCCGGAGCAGATCTCAGGGTTCTCGTACTCGCCGTTTCGCCTGGGAGAAAGCCCGCAAAAGGGCCAGTACCCAAGCGATGACGAGATGCGCCAGGACCTGGAACAGATGAACAAGCTGACCGACAGCATCCGCATCTATACCGTCGAAGGTACACAGGCGGAAATTCCGCGTCTGGCCGAAGAGTTCGGCTTGCGTGTGACCTTGGGCATCTGGATCGGCACCGACCTGGAGCGCAACGAGCGCGAGATCGCCAAAGGCATCGAACTGGCCAATAACTCGCGCAGCGTGGTGCGCGTGGTGGTGGGCAACGAGGCCCTGTTCCGCGAGGAAGTCACCCCCGAAGCCCTGATCCAGTACCTGGACCGGGTACGAGCCGCCGTCAAGGTGCCGGTAACCACCAGCGAGCAGTGGCACATCTGGAAAGAGCATCCGGAGCTGGCCAAGCACGTCGATCTGATCGCCGCGCACATCCTGCCCTACTGGGAATTCGTACCGATGAAAGACTCGGTGGCGTTCGTGCTCGACCGGGCCCGCGAATTGAAGCAGCAGTTCCCGCGCAAGCCCTTGCTGTTGTCTGAAGTGGGCTGGCCGAGCAATGGCCGCATGCGCGGCGGTGCCGATGCCACCCAAGCCGATCAGGCCATCTATCTGCGCACCCTGGTCAACACCCTCAACCGCCGTGGCTACAACTACTTCGTCATCGAAGCCTATGACCAGCCATGGAAGGCCAGTGACGAAGGCTCGGTGGGCGCCTACTGGGGGGTGTTCAACGCCGAGCGCCAGCAGAAATTCAACTTCGACGGGCCGGTGGTCGCGATCCCACAATGGCGAGCCCTGGCGGTCGCCTCGGTGGTGCTGGCGATGATCGCCCTGACCGTGCTGCTGATCGATGGATCGGCCCTGCGCCAACGGGGGCGAACCTTCCTTACCTTCATTACCTTCCTCTGTGGATCGGTGCTGGTGTGGATCGGCTACGACTACAGCCAGCAGTACAGCACCTGGTTCAGCCTCACGGTCGGGGTGTTGCTGGCGCTGGGCGCGTTGGGCGTGTTCATCGTGCTGCTGACCGAAGCCCACGAACTGGCCGAGGCGGTGTGGATCCACAAACGCCGCCGCGAATTCCTGCCAGTGCAAGGCGACAGCGCCTACCGGCCGAAGGTCTCGGTGCATGTGCCGTGCTACAACGAGCCGCCGGAAATGGTCAAACAGACCTTGGATGCTCTGGCTGCCCTGGACTACCCGGATTATGAAGTGCTGGTGATCGACAACAACACCAAGGACCCGGCCGTGTGGGAGCCCCTCAAGGCCCACTGCGAAAAGCTCGGCGAGCGCTTCAAGTTCTTCCACGTCGCGCCCCTGGCCGGCTTCAAGGGCGGAGCGCTGAACTACCTGATCCCGCACACCGCCAAGGATGCCGAAGTGATCGCGGTGATCGACTCGGACTACTGCGTCGACCGCAACTGGCTCAAGCACATGGTGCCGCACTTCGCCGACCCGAAAATCGCCGTGGTGCAGTCACCGCAGGACTACCGCGACCAACACGAGAGTGCCTTCAAGAAGCTGTGCTACAGCGAATACAAGGGCTTCTTCCATATCGGCATGGTCACCCGCAACGACCGCGACGCGATCATCCAGCATGGCACCATGACCATGACCCGGCGCACGGTGCTCGAAGAGCTGGGCTGGGCGCAGTGGTGCATCTGCGAGGACGCCGAACTGGGCCTGCGCGTATTCGAGAAAGGGCTGTCGGCTGCCTACGCCCACAACAGCTATGGCAAGGGCCTGATGCCCGACACCTTCATCGACTTCAAGAAGCAGCGCTTCCGCTGGGCCTATGGCGCCATCCAGATCATCAAGCACCATGCCGCCGCCCTGCTGCGCGGCAAGGGCAGCGAGCTGACCCGGGGCCAGCGCTATCACTTCCTGGCCGGCTGGCTGCCCTGGATTGCCGATGGCATGAACATCTTCTTCACCGTGGGCGCCTTGTTGTGGTCGGCGGCGATGATCATCGTGCCTCACCGGGTCGATCCACCGCTGATGATTTTCGCCATTCCGCCGCTGGCGCTGTTCTTCTTCAAGGTGGGCAAGATCATCTTCCTGTACCGCCGTGCGGTGGGGGTCAACCTCAAGGACGCCTTCGCGGCAGCGCTGGCCGGGCTGGCGTTGTCGCACACGATCGCCAAGGCCGTGCTTTACGGGGTCTTCACCAGCAGCATGCCGTTCTTCCGCACACCGAAAAACGCCGACAGCCATGGGGTACTGGTGGCAATTTCCGAAGCGCGGGAAGAGCTGTTCATCATGCTGCTGCTGTGGGGCGCTGCGGCCGGGATCTACCTGGTGCAAGGGCTGCCGAGTTCGGACATGCGCTTTTGGGTGGTGATGCTGCTGGTGCAGTCGTTGCCCTACCTTGCGGCATTGGTGATGGCGCTGTTGTCGTCGCTGCCCAAGCCTGCGGCCAAGGTGGCAGAAGCGCAGGAAGCCTGA
- the plsB gene encoding glycerol-3-phosphate 1-O-acyltransferase PlsB, translating into MTRSPLRRLIFGALRRLLYLWVRSETINQSSMSLNLDRSRPVFYALPSPSLSDLAVLDHECTKAGLPRPVLPVAVGPLHEPAGFFYLTPEPDWLGRQDKRGAPPTLERVVAAVTQHAEEDAQIIPVSVFWGQTPASESSPWKLLFADSWAVTGRLRRLLTILILGRKTRVQFSAPIHVRELVQHNKGHERTVRMAQRLMRVHFRNLKTAVIGPDISHRRNLVKGLVHAPLVRQAIAEQAQRENIPQAKAEAQALRYGNEIASDYTYTAIRFLEVVLSWFWNKIYDGIKVNHIEQVQGIAPGHEVIYVPCHRSHIDYLLLSYLLFRNGLTPPHIAAGINLNMPVIGGLLRRGGAFFMRRTFKGNPLYTAVFNEYLHTLFTKGFPVEYFVEGGRSRTGRMLQPRTGMLAITLRSYLRSSRTPIVFVPVYIGYERVLEGRTYLGELRGASKKKESIFDIFKVIGALKQRFGQVYVNFGEPIRLGGFLDQQQPGWREQEHGPQFRPAWLNEATTRLGDTVARHLNEAAAVNPVNLVALALLSTSRLALDEQALTRVLDVYLALLRKVPYSAHTTLPEGDGKALIEHVRNMDLLAEQKDALGRILYLDEANAVLMTYYRNNVLHIFALPALLASFFHSSSRMSRELLGQYVHALYPYLQAELFLRWEPEQLDEVIDQWLVALVEQGLLRHEGDMYIRPAPSSRQFVLLTLLARTITQTLQRFYMATSLLLNSGQQSLSADELEDLCVMMAQRLSILQGLNAPEFFDKTLFRHFIQTLIEQEVLRPGPDGKLGYHEKLGELAEGVAKRVLSAELRLSIRQVALHRDEAVEAFTG; encoded by the coding sequence ATGACCCGTTCCCCCCTGCGCCGCCTGATCTTCGGTGCCTTGCGTCGCCTGCTGTACCTGTGGGTGCGCTCCGAGACCATCAACCAATCGTCGATGAGCCTCAATCTCGACCGCAGCCGGCCAGTGTTCTATGCCCTGCCCTCGCCATCGCTCAGCGACCTGGCGGTACTTGACCACGAATGCACCAAGGCTGGGCTGCCGCGCCCGGTGCTGCCGGTGGCGGTGGGCCCGCTGCACGAACCCGCCGGGTTCTTCTACCTGACCCCCGAGCCGGATTGGCTGGGCCGTCAAGACAAGCGCGGCGCGCCGCCCACCCTGGAGCGCGTGGTCGCTGCGGTGACCCAGCACGCCGAAGAAGACGCGCAGATCATCCCGGTCAGCGTGTTCTGGGGGCAGACACCCGCCAGCGAGTCCAGCCCTTGGAAGCTGCTGTTCGCCGACAGTTGGGCGGTTACCGGGCGCCTGCGCCGACTGCTGACGATCCTTATTCTGGGGCGCAAGACCCGGGTGCAATTCTCCGCCCCCATCCATGTGCGCGAGCTGGTGCAGCACAACAAGGGTCATGAGCGCACTGTACGCATGGCCCAGCGCCTGATGCGCGTGCATTTTCGCAACCTCAAGACCGCAGTGATCGGCCCGGACATCTCGCACCGACGCAACCTGGTCAAGGGCCTGGTACATGCACCGCTGGTGCGCCAGGCCATTGCCGAGCAAGCGCAGCGCGAGAACATCCCCCAAGCCAAGGCAGAGGCCCAGGCGCTGCGCTATGGCAACGAGATTGCCTCGGACTACACCTACACCGCCATCCGCTTTCTCGAGGTGGTGCTGAGCTGGTTCTGGAACAAGATCTACGACGGCATCAAGGTCAACCATATCGAGCAGGTGCAAGGCATCGCCCCGGGCCACGAAGTGATCTATGTGCCCTGCCACCGTAGCCACATCGACTACCTGCTGCTGTCCTACCTGCTGTTCCGCAATGGCCTGACGCCGCCACACATCGCCGCCGGCATCAACCTCAACATGCCCGTGATCGGCGGCCTGCTGCGCCGTGGTGGCGCGTTCTTCATGCGCCGAACCTTCAAGGGCAACCCGCTGTACACCGCGGTATTCAACGAATACCTGCACACCCTGTTCACCAAAGGCTTCCCGGTGGAATACTTCGTCGAGGGCGGGCGCTCGCGCACCGGGCGCATGCTGCAGCCGCGCACCGGGATGCTGGCGATCACTCTGCGCAGCTACTTGCGCTCGTCACGCACGCCCATTGTCTTCGTCCCGGTGTACATCGGCTACGAACGGGTGCTCGAAGGCCGCACCTACCTGGGCGAACTGCGCGGGGCAAGCAAGAAGAAAGAATCGATCTTCGATATCTTCAAGGTGATCGGCGCACTGAAACAGCGTTTCGGCCAGGTCTACGTCAACTTCGGCGAACCGATCCGCCTGGGCGGCTTCCTCGACCAGCAGCAACCCGGCTGGCGAGAGCAGGAGCATGGCCCGCAGTTCCGCCCGGCCTGGCTCAACGAAGCCACCACGCGCCTGGGCGACACCGTGGCCCGGCATTTGAACGAGGCCGCGGCGGTCAACCCGGTCAACCTGGTGGCCCTGGCGCTACTGTCCACCAGCCGCCTGGCCCTGGACGAGCAGGCCCTGACCCGAGTGCTCGACGTGTACCTGGCGCTGCTGCGCAAGGTGCCCTATTCCGCGCACACCACCTTGCCGGAAGGTGACGGCAAAGCCCTGATCGAACACGTCAGGAACATGGACCTGCTGGCCGAACAGAAAGACGCGCTGGGCCGCATCCTGTATCTGGATGAAGCCAACGCGGTGCTGATGACCTATTACCGCAACAACGTCCTGCACATCTTTGCCCTGCCGGCGTTGCTGGCGAGCTTCTTCCACAGCAGTTCGCGGATGAGCCGCGAACTGCTTGGTCAGTATGTGCACGCACTGTACCCGTACCTGCAGGCCGAGTTGTTCCTACGCTGGGAACCCGAACAACTCGACGAGGTGATCGACCAGTGGCTGGTCGCATTGGTCGAACAAGGCCTGCTGCGCCACGAGGGCGACATGTACATTCGCCCGGCACCGAGTTCGCGCCAGTTCGTCCTGCTGACCCTGCTCGCCCGCACCATCACCCAGACCTTGCAGCGCTTCTACATGGCGACGTCACTGTTGCTCAACAGTGGCCAGCAGAGCCTCAGCGCCGATGAGCTGGAAGACCTGTGCGTGATGATGGCTCAGCGCCTGTCGATCCTGCAGGGTCTGAACGCCCCGGAATTCTTCGACAAGACCCTGTTCCGTCACTTCATCCAGACCTTGATCGAGCAAGAAGTGCTACGCCCTGGCCCTGACGGCAAGCTGGGTTATCACGAAAAACTCGGTGAGCTCGCCGAGGGTGTGGCCAAGCGCGTGCTGTCGGCCGAACTGCGGCTATCGATCCGCCAGGTTGCACTACACCGTGACGAGGCGGTGGAGGCCTTCACGGGGTAA
- a CDS encoding cold-shock protein — translation MSSRETGNVKWFNDAKGYGFIQREGGADVFVHYRAIRGEGHRTLVEGQRVEYACVQGQKGLQAEDVVGL, via the coding sequence ATGTCGTCTCGTGAGACTGGGAATGTAAAGTGGTTCAACGATGCCAAGGGCTATGGCTTCATTCAGCGCGAAGGTGGTGCGGATGTGTTCGTCCACTATCGGGCGATCCGCGGTGAGGGGCATCGTACCCTGGTCGAAGGGCAGCGGGTGGAATACGCCTGCGTGCAGGGCCAGAAAGGCCTGCAAGCCGAGGACGTAGTCGGGCTCTGA
- a CDS encoding DUF4197 domain-containing protein: protein MIRSSLRFTTLCAGLLLSASALALSLGDLSQKDATGGLKDALTQGAQLAVKQLSTPGGFNNNPDVRIELPGNLGKAAKAMKMFGKGDQVDALEASMNKAAEAAVPQAQAILVDAVKNMSVSDAKGILSGGDESATQYLNKSSREQIRAKFLPIVKQATDKVGLAQQYNSFAGQAKGLGLIKDDANIENYVTEKALDGLFEMIGKQEQNLRQNPAQAATSLAKKVFGTL from the coding sequence ATGATTCGCTCTTCCCTGCGCTTCACCACCCTGTGCGCCGGCCTGCTGTTGTCGGCCAGCGCCCTGGCCCTGTCGCTCGGCGACCTGAGCCAGAAGGACGCCACCGGTGGCCTCAAGGACGCCCTCACCCAGGGCGCCCAACTTGCCGTCAAGCAACTGAGCACCCCAGGCGGCTTCAACAACAACCCGGACGTGCGCATCGAGCTGCCGGGCAACCTCGGCAAGGCCGCCAAGGCCATGAAGATGTTCGGCAAGGGTGACCAGGTCGATGCCCTCGAAGCCAGCATGAACAAGGCCGCCGAAGCCGCCGTACCGCAAGCCCAGGCGATTCTGGTCGACGCCGTGAAAAACATGAGCGTCAGCGACGCCAAGGGCATTCTCAGCGGTGGCGACGAATCGGCTACCCAATACCTGAACAAGAGCAGCCGCGAGCAGATCCGCGCCAAGTTCCTGCCCATCGTCAAGCAGGCCACCGACAAGGTCGGCCTGGCCCAGCAGTACAACAGCTTTGCCGGCCAGGCCAAGGGCCTGGGGCTGATCAAGGATGACGCCAACATCGAGAACTACGTGACCGAGAAGGCGCTGGACGGGCTGTTCGAGATGATTGGCAAGCAGGAGCAGAACCTGCGCCAGAACCCGGCACAGGCGGCCACTAGCCTGGCCAAGAAGGTGTTCGGCACGCTTTGA
- a CDS encoding putative RNA methyltransferase, producing the protein MLACPLCQAALARLDNGVVCPAGHHFDRARQGYLNLLPVQHKNSRDPGDNQAMVEARRDFLDAGHYAPVARRLAELAAERTPGTWLDIGCGEGYYTAQLAQALPQADGYALDISREAVKRACRRDPAVTWMVASMARVPLADASCQFIASVFSPLDWDEARRLLSPGGGLMRVGPTSGHLMELREVLYDEVRPYADDKHLALVPQGMVHAHSETLEFRLSLAAPKARADLLAMTPHGWRASAEKRAQVIDQPEPFEVTVSMRYDYFVRQD; encoded by the coding sequence ATGCTCGCCTGCCCTCTCTGCCAGGCCGCCCTCGCGCGCCTCGACAATGGCGTGGTGTGCCCGGCCGGCCACCACTTCGACCGTGCTCGCCAGGGTTACCTGAACCTTTTGCCGGTGCAGCACAAGAACAGCCGCGACCCAGGTGACAACCAGGCCATGGTCGAAGCACGCCGTGATTTCCTCGACGCCGGCCACTATGCCCCGGTGGCCCGCCGCCTGGCAGAGCTGGCCGCCGAACGCACGCCCGGCACCTGGCTGGACATCGGCTGCGGCGAGGGTTACTACACCGCGCAGCTGGCCCAGGCCCTGCCACAGGCCGACGGCTATGCCCTGGACATCTCTCGTGAAGCGGTCAAGCGCGCCTGCCGGCGCGACCCTGCAGTCACCTGGATGGTCGCCAGCATGGCCCGCGTGCCGTTGGCCGATGCCAGCTGCCAGTTCATCGCCAGCGTGTTCAGCCCGCTGGACTGGGACGAAGCCAGGCGCCTGCTCAGCCCCGGCGGTGGCCTGATGCGGGTTGGCCCGACCAGCGGGCACCTGATGGAACTGCGCGAAGTGCTCTACGATGAAGTACGCCCCTACGCCGACGACAAGCACCTGGCCCTGGTGCCGCAAGGCATGGTCCACGCCCACAGCGAAACCCTCGAGTTCCGCCTGAGCCTGGCTGCACCCAAGGCTCGCGCCGACCTGCTGGCAATGACCCCGCACGGCTGGCGTGCCAGCGCCGAGAAGCGTGCCCAGGTGATCGACCAGCCCGAGCCGTTCGAGGTCACGGTTTCCATGCGTTATGACTATTTCGTGCGCCAAGACTGA
- the tcdA gene encoding tRNA cyclic N6-threonylcarbamoyladenosine(37) synthase TcdA, producing MSTEDPRFAGVARLYGDEGLQRLSQAHVAVVGIGGVGSWAAEALARSGVGEITLFDLDDVCVSNTNRQAHALDGQVGRLKVEVMAERLRAINPACTVHAVADFVTRDTMAEYITENLDAVIDCIDSVMAKAALIAWCRRRKIAIVTTGGAGGQIDPTQIQIGDLNKTFNDPLASRVRSTLRRDYNFSRNVSRNYGVPCVFSSEQLRYPKGDGSVCLQKSFVGEGVRLDCAGGFGAVMMVTATFGMVAASKTVEKLVAGARRPSERVKAQ from the coding sequence ATGAGCACAGAAGATCCACGCTTTGCCGGCGTCGCCCGGCTTTACGGCGACGAAGGCCTGCAACGCTTGAGCCAGGCCCACGTGGCGGTCGTCGGTATCGGCGGGGTTGGCTCGTGGGCGGCCGAGGCTCTGGCGCGCAGTGGGGTAGGTGAAATCACCCTGTTCGACCTCGATGATGTCTGCGTCAGCAACACCAACCGCCAGGCCCATGCGCTGGACGGCCAGGTCGGCCGACTCAAGGTCGAGGTGATGGCCGAGCGCCTGCGGGCGATCAACCCGGCGTGCACGGTGCATGCGGTGGCCGATTTCGTTACCCGCGACACCATGGCCGAATACATTACCGAAAACCTCGATGCGGTCATCGACTGCATTGACAGCGTGATGGCCAAGGCGGCTCTGATCGCCTGGTGCCGGCGGCGCAAGATCGCCATCGTCACCACAGGCGGTGCGGGCGGGCAGATCGACCCGACGCAGATTCAGATCGGCGATCTCAACAAGACGTTCAATGACCCACTGGCGTCGCGGGTGCGTTCGACCTTGCGCCGTGACTACAACTTCTCGCGCAATGTCAGCCGTAACTACGGTGTGCCGTGCGTGTTTTCCAGTGAGCAGCTGCGTTATCCCAAAGGGGATGGCAGCGTTTGCCTGCAGAAGAGCTTCGTTGGCGAAGGCGTGCGCCTGGACTGCGCGGGGGGCTTTGGCGCGGTGATGATGGTGACCGCGACCTTTGGCATGGTCGCGGCGAGCAAGACCGTGGAGAAACTGGTTGCCGGTGCTCGTCGGCCGTCGGAGCGGGTGAAGGCTCAATAG